Proteins encoded by one window of Cucurbita pepo subsp. pepo cultivar mu-cu-16 chromosome LG14, ASM280686v2, whole genome shotgun sequence:
- the LOC111809783 gene encoding DNA-directed RNA polymerases II, IV and V subunit 8B-like has protein sequence MAELLFNDVFKVKCVNPDGKKYDKVSRIEARSEKLSMYMLLDVNTEIYPIDEGEKILMVLSPTLNYDGAPVTSYSGQEGKKSLADKFEYIMHGKIYKLSDEGSGSDLKVEVYASFGGLQMLLKGDPIHCAKFRVDQNMFLLLRKL, from the exons ATGGCGGAGCTTCTATTTAATGATGTTTTCAAGGTCAAGTGTGTCAACCCAGATGGTAAAAAGTATGATAAAG TTTCAAGAATCGAAGCACGGAGTGAGAAGCTTTCCATGTATATGCTGCTGGATGTAAATACAGAGATATATCCAATTGATGAAGGTGAGAAGATTCTGATGGTCTTGTCTCCCACGCTGAACTATGATGGAGCTCCTGTTACCAGCTATAGTGGCCAG GAAGGGAAGAAATCGCTAGCAGATAAGTTTGAGTATATCATGCATGGTAAAATATACAAACTTTCAGATGAAGGCTCAGGCTCAGACTTGAAAGT GGAGGTTTATGCATCTTTTGGAGGACTCCAAATGCTGTTGAAGGGAGATCCCATCCACTGTGCCAAATTCAGGGTGGATCAGAACATGTTTTTGCTCCTCCGAAAACTCTAA
- the LOC111810411 gene encoding agamous-like MADS-box protein AGL104, with protein sequence MGRVKLQIKRIENNTNRQVTYSKRRNGLIKKAYELSVLCDIDIALIMFSPSSRLSHFSGRRRIEDVLARYINLPDHDRGSVVQNKEFLLGTLNNLKTENDIALQLANPTSSNSNVEELQQEVATLRHELQLAEQQLRLFEPDPFSFTSNGEIESCEKNLLDTLARIAQRKKDVLNSHLSPYDPPNGIQLYLDSQDGIASSFENDVANWLPENGQNQNQICVAAESSSIPQSGQYPGTVYDQVTQAGNMNVGSCNIGGCDMGNPND encoded by the exons ATGGGGCGAGTGAAGCTACAGATCAAAAGAATCGAAAACAACACCAATCGCCAGGTCACCTATTCCAAACGCCGCAATGGCCTCATCAAAAAGGCATACGAACTCTCTGTTCTCTGCGATATCGATATCGCACTCATCATGTTCTCTCCTTCCAGCCGCCTCAGCCACTTCTCCGGCCGCCGCAG AATCGAAGATGTTCTTGCTCGTTACATAAATTTGCCTGATCATGACAGAGGaag TGTTGTTCAAAATAAAGAg TTTTTACTTGGAACACTGAATAATCTGAAGACAGAGAACGACATTGCACTTCAACTCGCCAA TCCTACATCAAGCAATTCCAATGTCGAg GAGCTTCAACAAGAGGTTGCTACGTTGAGACATGAGCTTCAACTTGCTGAACAGCAGCttag gCTATTCGAACCGGATCCTTTTTCGTTTACGTCGAATGGAGAAATAGAGTCATGTGAGAAGAATCTGCTCGACACCTTGGCACGGATCGCTCAGAGGAAg aAAGATGTATTGAATAGTCATTTATCTCCGTATGATCCACCGAATGGTATTcag TTATATTTGGATTCACAAGATGGAATAGCGTCTTCGTTTGAAAACGATGTAGCGAATTGGCTACCGGAAAACGGGCAGAACCAGAATCAAATTTGTGTGGCAGCTGAGTCGTCTTCGATTCCTCAAAG TGGTCAATATCCTGGTACGGTTTATGATCAAGTAACGCAAGCGGGCAACATGAATGTCGGGTCATGCAACATTGGTGGGTGCGACATGGGCAACCCGAATGAC